The Humulus lupulus chromosome 4, drHumLupu1.1, whole genome shotgun sequence genome has a window encoding:
- the LOC133831959 gene encoding beta-glucosidase 13-like, translated as MACSVLSSQAMKVSQSLVGIYALALLISCSFHAKAAAHQDNEDLKVKRSDFPSNFIFGAATSAQQIEGSGNEGGRGPSIWDTYAATPGNIKDGNNSLIATDSYRRYKEDIKLLKDLGVDSYRFSISWTRILPQGSLSGGINQEGIDFYNNLIDELIANGMKPFVTILHFDTPQALEDKYGGFLGRPIVDDFKDYSELLFKTYGDRVKHWVTINEPFVVALAYDLGKGAPGRCSLPPPVGPCPAVGNSSTEPYIVSHNFILAHAAAAKLYKEKYQKIQGGEIGIVVVGEFMEPLTDTPDDKAAAIRYMEFLFGWHLEPLIFGDYPQIMRDYVQERLPFFTQEEKKLIKGSLDFIGVNYYTSRYAYNSEPVEPKHYLGDSLSATTTLKDGVLIGPKAKGNRYVYSYPIGLQKLLEYMKIKYINPVIYITENGYPDANVPDRPLQVSLSDQARTDYILQHLYYTKEAIKNGVNVKGYFYWSLLDNFEWGSGYTVRYGLYFVDYSDNLKRYPKRSALWFPTFLKETLNDTSVVLEWELRGRIGIL; from the exons ATGGCTTGTTCAGTACTATCATCACAAGCCATGAAAGTTTCACAGAGTCTTGTTGGGATCTATGCCCTAGCTTTGCTCATTTCTTGCTCATTCCATGCAAAAGCAGCTGCTCATCAAG ATAATGAAGATTTGAAAGTCAAGAGATCTGACTTCCCAAGTAATTTTATTTTTGGAGCCGCTACATCAGCCCAACAA ATTGAAGGCTCTGGAAATGAAGGTGGGAGAGGACCAAGTATATGGGACACATATGCTGCCACCCCAG gtaATATTAAGGATGGAAATAACTCTTTAATAGCAACTGATTCATACAGACGATACAAG GAAGATATAAAGCTCTTAAAGGACCTCGGAGTCGATTCTTACAGATTTTCCATTTCTTGGACCAGGATTTTGCCTC AGGGTTCACTGAGTGGTGGAATAAACCAAGAGGGTATTGACTTCTACAACAATTTGATCGATGAACTAATAGCAAATG GCATGAAACCATTTGTGACAATTTTACATTTTGACACACCACAAGCTCTCGAAGACAAGTATGGTGGCTTTTTGGGTCGTCCAATTGT AGATGACTTCAAAGACTACAGTGAACTTTTGTTCAAAACATATGGAGACAGAGTAAAACATTGGGTTACAATTAATGAACCATTTGTAGTGGCACTGGCATATGACTTAGGGAAAGGTGCACCGGGAAGATGCTCGTTGCCGCCGCCTGTCGGTCCATGTCCGGCCGTCGGTAACTCATCCACAGAACCTTACATTGTAAGCCATAACTTTATCCTTGCCCATGCTGCAGCTGCTAAGCTCTACAAGGAAAAGTACCAA AAAATACAAGGAGGAGAAATTGGCATTGTTGTTGTTGGAGAGTTTATGGAGCCTTTAACAGACACACCAGATGACAAAGCAGCTGCAATAAGATACATGGAATTTCTTTTTGGATG GCATTTGGAACCATTGATATTTGGAGATTATCCACAAATCATGAGAGATTATGTTCAAGAGAGACTACCATTTTTTACTCAGGAAGAGAAGAAGTTGATAAAGGGGTCTTTGGATTTCATTGGGGTCAACTACTATACCTCCAGATATGCTTATAACTCTGAACCAGTGGAACCAAAACACTATCTTGGCGACTCTTTATCAGCAACCACAA CTTTGAAAGATGGAGTTCTAATTGGTCCAAAGGCAA AAGGGAATAGATATGTGTACAGTTATCCAATTGGGCTACAAAAACTATTGGAGTACATGAAGATAAAATACATAAATCCTGTTATTTACATTACAGAGAATG GATATCCTGATGCAAATGTCCCAGACCGACCACTTCAAGTATCACTTAGTGATCAAGCTCGAACCGATTACATTCTTCAACATTTATACTACACAAAAGAAGCGATAAA GAATGGTGTGAATGTGAAAGGTTACTTTTACTGGTCACTATTAGACAACTTCGAATGGGGAAGTGGGTATACAGTGAGATATGGATTATACTTCGTTGATTACAGTGATAATCTTAAACGTTATCCCAAACGATCTGCTTTATGGTTTCCAACATTTTTGAAAGAAACCCTAAATGACACTTCAGTAGTGTTGGAATGGGAGTTGAGAGGAAGAATTGGGATTTTGTGA